In a single window of the Populus alba chromosome 16, ASM523922v2, whole genome shotgun sequence genome:
- the LOC118033279 gene encoding probable auxin efflux carrier component 1b, translating to MISIVDLYHVLTAVVPLYVAMILAYGSVKWWKIFSPDQCSGINRFVALFAVPLLSFHFISSNNPYAMNLRFIAADTLQKIIVLVVLAIWSRASSRGSLEWSITLFSLSSLPNTLVMGIPLLKGMYGDSSGTLMVQIVVLQCIIWYTLMLFLFEYRGARILIGEQFPDTAGSIISFRVDSDILSLDGREPLQTEAEVGEDGKLHVTVRKSTSSRSEVFSHMSHGLNSGLSLTPRPSNLTNAEIYSLQSSRNPTPRASSFNHTDFYSMVNGKNASPRHSNFTNLQFDEESGGLGVFGNVPRANGSAYPAPPNAGIFSPGGKKKANGAENGKDLHMFVWSSSASPVSEGGLHVFKGGDYGNDLGGVAHHKDYDEFGRDEFSFGNRPGPNGVDRDGPVLSKLGSSSTAELHPKSAANGEAKPTVMPPTSVMTRLILIMVWRKLIRNPNTYSSLIGLTWSLVSFKWNIMMPAIIAKSIAILSDAGLGMAMFSLGLFMALQPRIIACGNSIASFAMGVRFLTGPAVMAAASFAVGLRGDLLRIAIVQAALPQGIVPFVFAKEYNVHPDILSTGVIFGMLIALPITLVYYILLGL from the exons ATGATCAGTATCGTAGACCTCTACCATGTCCTTACAGCTGTGGTACCCCTCTATGTGGCCATGATTTTGGCTTATGGTTCTGTCAAATGGTGGAAAATCTTTAGCCCTGATCAATGTTCAGGGATCAACAGATTTGTTGCTCTGTTTGCAGTACCTTTGCTTTCTTTTCACTTCATTTCCTCCAACAACCCCTATGCTATGAACTTAAGGTTCATTGCTGCAGATActcttcaaaaaattattgtctTGGTGGTTTTAGCTATTTGGTCCAGAGCTAGCTCCAGAGGCTCCCTTGAATGGTCCATTACTTTGTTTTCACTCTCTAGTCTTCCAAACACTCTTGTTATGGGCATCCCTTTGCTGAAGGGAATGTATGGAGATTCCTCAGGGACTCTCATGGTCCAAATAGTTGTTCTTCAATGCATAATATGGTACACATTGATGCTGTTCTTGTTTGAGTATAGAGGAGCTAGAATCTTGATTGGTGAACAGTTTCCTGACACAGCTGGCTCTATAATATCCTTCAGGGTTGATTCTGATATTCTTTCTTTAGATGGTAGAGAGCCATTGCAAACCGAGGCTGAAGTCGGTGAAGATGGGAAGTTACATGTTACTGTTCGGAAATCAACTAGTTCAAGATCAGAAGTTTTTTCTCACATGTCCCACGGTCTAAATTCTGGTCTTTCATTGACTCCTAGACCATCTAATTTGACCAATGCAGAGATATACTCTCTACAATCCTCAAGGAATCCTACCCCAAGAGCATCGAGTTTTAATCATACCGATTTTTACTCCATGGTTAATGGCAAGAATGCGAGTCCAAGACACTCTAACTTCACTAACTTGCAATTCGATGAAGAAAGTGGAGGACTTGGGGTATTTGGTAATGTTCCAAGAGCAAATGGAAGTGCTTATCCTGCTCCACCAAATGCTGGAATCTTTTCTCCTGGGGGTAAAAAGAAGGCAAATGGGGCTGAGAATGGCAAGGATTTGCATATGTTTGTTTGGAGTTCAAGTGCTTCACCAGTATCTGAAGGTGGCCTACATGTCTTTAAGGGAGGGGATTATGGCAATGACCTCGGTGGGGTAGCTCACCATAAAG ATTATGATGAGTTTGGTCGAGATGAGTTCAGCTTTGGAAATAGACCTGGACCTAATGGAGTGGATCGGGATGGTCCAGTGCTTTCTAAGCTTGGTTCAAGCTCTACAGCCGAGCTACACCCAAAGAGTGCTGCTAATGGTGAAGCCAAGCCAACTGTCATGCCTCCTACAAGCGTTATGACAAGACTCATTCTCATTATGGTGTGGAGAAAACTTATAAGAAATCCAAATACCTATTCCAGCCTGATTGGCCTCACCTGGTCTCTTGTTTCATTCAA GTGGAACATAATGATGCCCGCGATCATTGCTAAGTCAATAGCTATTCTATCTGATGCTGGTCTTGGGATGGCCATGTTTAGTCTTG GTTTGTTCATGGCATTGCAGCCTAGGATTATCGCCTGTGGAAACTCAATCGCTTCCTTTGCCATGGGTGTTAGATTCCTCACAGGTCCTGCAGTCATGGCTGCTGCTTCATTTGCTGTTGGTCTACGAGGAGATCTGCTGCGCATTGCCATAGTGCAG GCAGCTCTTCCACAAGGGATTGTGCCCTTTGTCTTTgcaaaagaatataatgttcaTCCTGACATACTGAGCACTGG GGTTATATTTGGGATGCTAATTGCTCTGCCCATCACACTGGTCTACTACATTTTGCTGGGACTTTGA
- the LOC118033280 gene encoding uncharacterized protein translates to MSTKVATQLEPWCDLRNKVVLVTGASSGLGKDFCLDLAKAGCRILAAARRVDRLKSLCDEINQMSLSFPTSSSTTEVDIQPRAVAVELDVSADGNTIDKCVQKAWDAFGGIDALVNNAGVRGTVRDPLELSEEEWNHVIRTNTTGTWLVSKAVCIRMRDSKRGGSVINIASIAGLNRGQLPGGLHYVASKTGVNAISKVMAMELGTYKIRVNSISPGLFKSEITQGLMQKDWLSNVALKTVPLRTFGTADPALTSLARYLIHDSSEYVTGNNFIVDAGATLPGVPLFSSL, encoded by the exons atgtcaaccAAAGTAGCAACCCAGTTGGAGCCATGGTGTGATTTAAGGAACAAAGTGGTTCTAGTAACTGGTGCATCATCTGGTTTAGGCAAGGACTTTTGTCTTGACTTGGCTAAAGCGGGTTGCAGGATTTTAGCAGCAGCTCGTCGTGTAGATCGTTTAAAGTCTTTATGTGATGAAATCAATCAGATGAGTTTGTCTTTCCCTACTTCCTCCTCAACAACTGAGGTGGATATTCAGCCGCGAGCGGTGGCGGTGGAGTTGGATGTTTCTGCTGATGGAAATACtattgataagtgtgtgcagaAAGCCTGGGATGCTTTTGGTGGGATTGATGCCTTGGTTAATAATGCCGGTGTTAGAG GAACTGTAAGGGATCCATTGGAATTGTCTGAGGAGGAATGGAATCATGTTATAAGAACGAATACGACAGGAACTTGGCTGGTTTCGAAGGCTGTTTGTATACGAATGCGTGATTCGAAACGAGGAGGATCAGTGATTAATATAGCTTCTATTGCTGGTCTTAATCGTGGACAACTGCCTGGAGGCCTTCACTACGTTGCTTCAAAGACAGGCGTGAACGCCATTTCAAAG GTCATGGCTATGGAGTTGGGAACATACAAAATCAGAGTGAACTCGATATCACCCGGACTTTTCAAATCGGAGATCACACAGGGCCTTATGCAGAAGGACTGGCTCAGTAATGTTGCTCTGAAAACAGTCCCCCTGAGAACATTTGGCACAGCAGATCCAGCATTAACATCACTTGCTCGCTACCTAATCCACGACTCTTCAGAATATGTGACAGGCAACAATTTCATCGTCGATGCAGGGGCAACCCTACCAGGAGTCCCTCTGTTCTCTTCCCTTTGA